AGGAAGAATGTGAATCTTAGTTCTAAATACTATGTGCCTTACAAGGTGCTTGCTCGAATTGGTCAAGTGGCTTACAAATTGGAACTACCTCCAGATTCTAAGGTACAACCTGTATTCCATGTATCCCTGTTCAAAAGGAAGGTTGGCAATATGGTAGTCATGCAAACTGTACTACCTAGCACTAGTGAGGATGGATATTTTTTAGTAAAACCAGTGGCAATCCTACAAAGACAGATGGTGAAGAAAAACAATGCAGTAGTTGTCAAAGTATTAGTGCAATGGTCCAATCTACCACCGGAAGATGCAACATGGAAGGACTATCACTTTATCAGGCCACAATTTCCTGACTTTGATCCTCATTCTTGAGGTTAAGGATGATTTGAAGCAAGAGGGTATGTAATGACCTGAGTTGTAGCAGAGTAGGAGTAATTTGGTATTGTTAGCTGGGTTCGAACACGAGTTGATGCCACAAGAAGGAATAACCAACTTTTAAAAGTAACGACCACGATTGACTTTCCAATAATGAGCAGCAAGGGACGAGATTAAGCCACGTCGACAACTGGTTGTTATATACTAGACGAAGAGAGAAAGGAGAGTTTAACGGATTACAAGTCTCACATTCTTCCCACTCTATTCTCTCTCactcttttcttattcttctctCTTTCCGATtctaactttttcttcttcttctctaaatTTCTGCAAATCTTCCAGCTATGGAGTCGAGTTACCATTTAGTTAGCTTAGCTTAATTCTGCCTTCTTAATTTTGTAATTTGATATCCATTTCCGTTTataaaaaaatacagaaaattgTGCCACTTGTTTGCAATTTTCTTTCCATATTGAATTTAGCTTAGATCCTTCGTGGATCGTGACACTAAATCAAATAGAAATTCTGTACTTCCAGTCGACGGTGCTCTTTAGAGACGGTCAACTAATGCATCAAGATCATAATCATTACTAACTGAAATCAAGGCACCAAGCTAAGGTCGTTAGTTGTCACCATTTTTttcagtcttgagcttttggataGTAAGAGATGAAAGAGGGGAATAGCGAACCAGGTTAAAGGATGATTAAAGAGGGTCAAAGAGAACCATGGTTAAAATGTTTTTTAACTAAGAAAATTTTGTCATTGATTTTTAAGCTAGACACATGTCGTAAATCTAGGGTTACATTGAAGGATAATGGAGCAAACATTACTGGAGCAAATACCAAGTCCCAACCCTGTCCAAGGAATATTAGATGGCTAAAAGAACATCCCCCAAAGAAATAATATGCTAACTGC
The nucleotide sequence above comes from Nicotiana tabacum cultivar K326 chromosome 12, ASM71507v2, whole genome shotgun sequence. Encoded proteins:
- the LOC107770618 gene encoding uncharacterized protein LOC107770618; this encodes MVISFVATCDVCVRSKDDNMAYPEWWYNTNFHTSLRCTSFEALYGYPPLHLSIGPLLETIVPAAEDVVKRRQQMHQLLKDNPSKPYRQTSIALRKNVNLSSKYYVPYKVLARIGQVAYKLELPPDSKVQPVFHVSLFKRKVGNMVVMQTVLPSTSEDGYFLVKPVAILQRQMVKKNNAVVVKVLVQWSNLPPEDATWKDYHFIRPQFPDFDPHS